In Topomyia yanbarensis strain Yona2022 chromosome 2, ASM3024719v1, whole genome shotgun sequence, one DNA window encodes the following:
- the LOC131678678 gene encoding testis-specific serine/threonine-protein kinase 3-like, which yields MGSKTEVTQKELQSALSERRPSEEDHLKRRESVLESNGYYVKETIGTGAFSVVKKAFSKTHNRSVAIKIVSKQKATKDVLTKFLPREIDLVRGLKHVNLIRFYECIETTMRFYIVMQCAENGSLLQLIRKEKCLPEVRAKLFFNQLINAVEYIHKMGVVHRDIKCENIVFDESFTLKLIDFGFARGDMLPVVAGGKFKPVLSKTFCGSHAYASPEILKSLPYQPQLSDIWAVGIVLYTMVIGRLPFSNENNVNALIKQVTAGPKFPKDRCVSDDCRDLIVKILRPANQRISIEDMRLLPWLNENDSGYDDSGNEKNHEKKLKLDQMCDDSKSGTMSMQVNNDDENNGQPCTSLSVFNRKRPYQIDFK from the exons ATGGGTTCCAAGACCGAAGTAACCCAAAAGGAGTTGCAGTCCGCCTTGTCGGAAAGACGACCTAGCGAAGAAGACCATCTGAAACGACGAGAATCCGTATTGGAGAGCAATGGCTACTATGTCAAGGAAACCATTGGAACTGGAGCATTTTCTGTCGTCAAG AAAGCCTTTTCTAAAACACATAACCGATCAGTCGCCATCAAAATAGTTTCAAAACAAAAAGCCACCAAGGATGTACTGACCAAGTTTTTACCCCGGGAAATAGACTTGGTGCGAGGACTAAAGCACGTGAATTTGATCCGATTTTACGAGTGTATTGAAACTACAATGAG GTTTTATATCGTAATGCAATGCGCCGAAAATGGGTCGCTACTGCAGCTTATTCGCAAGGAAAAGTGTCTTCCTGAGGTTCGAGCCAAATTGTTTTTCAACCAATTAATCAATGCTGTTGAGTACATTCACAAGATGGGAGTGGTCCACCGAGACATCAAATGcgaaaatattgtttttgacGAAAGCTTTACATTGAAATTGATTGATTTTGGATTTGCCCGGGGAGATATGCTGCCGGTAGTTGCGGGAGGTAAATTTAAACCAGTTCTGTCGAAAACCTTTTGCGGCAGTCATGCATATGCTAGTCCCGAAATTCTCAAATCTCTTCCATACCAACCACAACTGTCGGACATTTGGGCTGTTGGGATCGTACTCTATACCATGGTAATTGGTCGGCTACCATTTTCTAATGAGAATAACGTAAACGCTCTTATTAAG CAAGTGACAGCTGGGCCAAAATTTCCCAAGGATCGGTGTGTCAGTGATGACTGTAGAGATCTTATAGTCAAAATTTTACGACCGGCTAATCAACGCATATCCATCGAGGATATGCGCCTACTTCCCTGGTTAAACGAAAACGATTCCGGTTACGACGACTCAGGAAATGAGAAGAATCATGAGAAAAAGCTAAAATTGGATCAAATGTGCGATGACAGTAAATCCGGAACCATGTCGATGCAAGTTAATAACGACGACGAAAATAACGGTCAGCCGTGTACATCACTGAGTGTATTTAACAGAAAAAGACCGtatcaaattgattttaaatag